A section of the Streptomyces sp. SCL15-4 genome encodes:
- a CDS encoding chitosanase, whose translation MAAVGRGGTATAATPGLDDPAKKEIAMKLVSSAENSSLDWKAQYRYIEDIGDGRGYTAGIIGFCSGTGDMLDLVELYTRRRPGNVLAAYLPALRRVDGTDSHAGLDPDYPADWRRAARDTAFQQAQNDERDRVYFDPAVARGRADGLRALGQFIYYDALVMHGDGDDPTGFRAIRERALRGAEPPARGGDERAYLDAFLDARVWAMRQEEAHSDTSRVDTAQRVFLRQGNLDLNTPLDWKVYGDSYHIG comes from the coding sequence GTGGCCGCCGTCGGCCGCGGCGGCACCGCCACGGCCGCCACGCCCGGCCTGGACGACCCCGCGAAGAAGGAGATCGCCATGAAACTGGTGTCGAGCGCGGAGAACTCCTCGCTCGACTGGAAGGCGCAGTACCGGTACATCGAGGACATCGGGGACGGCCGCGGCTACACCGCCGGCATCATCGGCTTCTGCTCCGGCACCGGCGACATGCTCGACCTCGTCGAGCTGTACACCCGCCGCCGGCCCGGCAACGTCCTCGCCGCGTACCTGCCCGCCCTGCGCAGGGTCGACGGCACCGACTCGCACGCGGGTCTCGACCCCGACTACCCGGCGGACTGGCGCAGGGCCGCCCGGGACACCGCGTTCCAGCAGGCCCAGAACGACGAACGCGACCGCGTCTACTTCGACCCCGCCGTCGCCCGGGGCAGAGCGGACGGGCTGCGCGCCCTCGGCCAGTTCATCTACTACGACGCCCTCGTCATGCACGGCGACGGAGACGACCCGACCGGCTTCCGCGCCATCCGCGAGCGCGCCCTGCGCGGCGCCGAGCCGCCGGCCCGGGGCGGCGACGAGCGGGCCTACCTCGACGCCTTCCTGGACGCCCGGGTCTGGGCCATGCGGCAGGAGGAGGCGCACAGCGACACCAGCAGGGTCGACACCGCGCAGCGGGTCTTCCTGCGCCAGGGCAACCTCGACCTGAACACCCCGCTCGACTGGAAGGTGTACGGCGACAGCTACCACATCGGCTGA
- the pgm gene encoding phosphoglucomutase (alpha-D-glucose-1,6-bisphosphate-dependent): MPHERAGRPARPEDLVDVARLVTSYYTLHPDPADPAQRVAFGTSGHRGSSLASAFNEDHIAATSQAICEYRAAQGTDGPLFLGADTHALSEPARATALEVFAANEVSVLIDGADGYTPTPAVSHAILTHNRGRTSGLADGVVVTPSHNPPADGGFKYNPPSGGPAASDATSWIQDRANQIIAGGLKDVRRLPYARALAADTTGRYDFLGTYVADLPGVLDLDAVRAAGVRIGADPLGGASVAYWGRIAEQHGIDLTVVNPHTDPTWRFMTLDWDGQIRMDCSSPYAMASLIEQRDRFRIATGNDADADRHGIVTPDAGLMNPNHYLAVAISYLFRHREQWPDAAGIGKTLVSSGMIDRVAADLGRRLVEVPVGFKWFVDGLVGGDLGFGGEESAGASFLRRDGSVWTTDKDGIILALLAAEITAVTDKTPSEHYADLTGRFGAPAYARIDAPATREQKALLAKLSPAQVTADTLAGEPVTAVLTEAPGNGAAIGGIKVTTDNAWFAARPSGTEDVYKVYAESFLGQDHLARVQEEAQAVVLSALGG, from the coding sequence ATGCCGCATGAACGAGCCGGCCGGCCGGCCCGTCCCGAGGACCTCGTCGACGTGGCCCGGCTGGTCACGTCGTACTACACGCTGCACCCCGATCCCGCCGACCCGGCACAGCGGGTGGCGTTCGGCACCTCGGGGCACCGGGGCTCGTCCCTGGCGAGCGCCTTCAACGAGGACCACATCGCCGCCACCAGCCAGGCCATCTGCGAGTACCGCGCCGCCCAGGGCACGGACGGCCCGCTGTTCCTGGGCGCCGACACCCATGCCCTGTCCGAGCCGGCGCGGGCCACCGCGCTGGAGGTCTTCGCCGCCAACGAGGTGAGCGTGCTCATCGACGGCGCGGACGGCTACACGCCCACCCCCGCCGTCTCGCACGCGATCCTGACCCACAACCGGGGCCGCACCTCGGGCCTCGCCGACGGCGTGGTGGTCACCCCGTCGCACAACCCGCCCGCCGACGGCGGCTTCAAGTACAACCCGCCGAGCGGCGGCCCGGCCGCCTCCGACGCCACCTCCTGGATCCAGGACCGCGCCAACCAGATCATCGCGGGCGGCCTGAAGGACGTACGCCGGCTGCCGTACGCCCGCGCGCTCGCCGCGGACACCACCGGGCGCTACGACTTCCTCGGCACCTACGTCGCCGATCTGCCCGGCGTGCTGGACCTGGACGCCGTCCGCGCGGCCGGGGTGCGCATCGGCGCCGACCCGCTCGGCGGCGCCTCCGTCGCCTACTGGGGCCGGATCGCCGAACAGCACGGCATCGACCTGACGGTGGTCAACCCGCACACCGACCCCACCTGGCGGTTCATGACCCTGGACTGGGACGGCCAGATCCGCATGGACTGCTCCTCGCCGTACGCGATGGCCTCCCTCATCGAGCAGCGCGACCGCTTCCGCATCGCCACCGGCAACGACGCCGACGCCGACCGGCACGGCATCGTCACCCCGGACGCGGGCCTGATGAACCCCAACCACTACCTCGCGGTCGCCATCTCCTACCTCTTCCGGCACCGCGAGCAGTGGCCGGACGCCGCGGGCATCGGCAAGACCCTGGTCTCCTCCGGCATGATCGACCGGGTCGCCGCCGACCTCGGCCGGCGGCTGGTCGAGGTGCCGGTCGGCTTCAAGTGGTTCGTGGACGGACTCGTCGGCGGCGACCTCGGGTTCGGCGGCGAGGAGTCGGCCGGCGCCTCCTTCCTGCGCCGCGACGGCTCGGTGTGGACCACCGACAAGGACGGCATCATCCTCGCGCTGCTCGCCGCCGAGATCACGGCCGTCACCGACAAGACGCCCTCGGAGCACTACGCCGATCTGACCGGCCGCTTCGGTGCCCCCGCCTACGCCCGCATCGACGCGCCCGCCACCCGCGAACAGAAGGCGCTGCTCGCCAAGCTGTCGCCGGCCCAGGTCACCGCGGACACGCTGGCCGGGGAGCCGGTCACGGCCGTGCTCACCGAGGCGCCCGGCAACGGCGCCGCGATCGGCGGTATCAAGGTCACCACCGACAACGCCTGGTTCGCCGCGCGGCCCTCGGGCACCGAGGACGTCTACAAGGTGTACGCCGAGTCCTTCCTCGGCCAGGACCACCTCGCCCGGGTGCAGGAGGAGGCCCAGGCCGTGGTGCTGAGCGCGCTCGGCGGCTGA